The Dioscorea cayenensis subsp. rotundata cultivar TDr96_F1 chromosome 18, TDr96_F1_v2_PseudoChromosome.rev07_lg8_w22 25.fasta, whole genome shotgun sequence genome includes the window AATCTCTCCTCATCACAACGGAATACAACCAACATCGGCTCCAAATATGGGAAGGCAATCAAGAAAGGAGTAGTGTTATTCTACTCGATAGATGACAGCAGGTTCTCTCACGTGGATGAGTTGAGGTGTTTACCCTTCTTCACGTCGAAGCACTCTTGGGGCTTCTTAAGGCAGAGTACGAAGCTGCTTTGCCGGAAATGCGGGGCTTACATTGGCAGTTCTTATGACGTTGGTTTCACTCCGGTAACTCCGGATAGCGCATCGGATTCGAACTCTTCTAATGGGGTTGCGAAGAAGTACAAGATCAGGATCGGCGCACTGCAGCCTTCTTCTGATGAATCAGGTATTCCGATTTGCGCATAATGTTTGTGTGTTGTGTGCCTTGGTGAACAGAGAACACTAAAATGTGAATTAAGATAAATGGATTGTAGATGAGAATGTTATAGCTAAGATTGTTAGTTGTGTGTTTAAATTAGCACGTAAACTTCTTGTACAAACTACAGAGATATGTTTATCTAATATTGCAAGGGTATATGTTGGAATCGAAAATATTTGCAACTATCGGCTGTGTGTATTATGTGAATTCAATTGTCATGTACGATTTACCATAGCTTTGGAAGCTTTCTTTTTCTGTCTGATCAATAAAACTCGTCTTTCCAACACCATAGACAATTTAATGTTCGAAAGTTTGATGACTATGTTATCGGGataatctatttgtatatttgtttCATGTTAAATGTTATGTTCTGGTCATTTCGATGAGGGGCAACCTCTGAGACATACAATCATCAAATTTCTGTGAAAGAGAATCACTTACTTATATCtcacaaacaaatatttatatatgaatgatACACAACACAAAATTTGAATGGGAAAGGATCATGAAGCACAATAGAAAAGAAATTCTCAAATCACAAACCTTAACCTGAAATCAAGACGACTGCTCATCACAATATCAGAAAAGGGTTGCAGCACTTCAGAGAATCCAGTAGAGGAAACCAACAAGTGCAGCACATGCAATATCTCGAGAATTCCTCCACTTAAGGGTTCCGGCATCAGAGGATTCAGAGGAGTCCTTTGAGGAACTCGATGAAGGCCCTAGATCAGCCGgagcttctttcttctttgctttggTGGGAGCCGGAGCTGGTGCGACTGAAGGTCTGAAGATATCCAGAGGGAGGAGTACCTTATCAACCTGGTAAACTGCGAGCTGACCATCAGAGTATATGGTGTTGGACACTGTTGTATTGACGATCCCGGTTGAGATGTTCACCTGGTTCCCTACAGCAGTAACATTTAAAGGGTACTTTCCATCGCTTGAATCTCCGGCTTGAGTTCTTAGGGGATTGCTTGCTGTCTGGAACTGAGTGATCGTCATGAGGTTAGGAAGCACATGGAACTGGATGAGAGCAACCTTCTGCTGATCAGTGAGTGAATTGAGTGTTCCCGAGGGTAGGTTGGTGAATGCATTATCCGTCGGAGCGAACACTGTAAGGCCATTGTTGGAGTTATTGAGCTGGCCATTGATCTGATCAGCTGTACTTGTGCTCTTGAGCAGCCGAATCATCGTCCCAAACTGCCCGGCCTTTTCGAGTATCTTTGTGATGTTTGTTGGCCCTGGTGGTGCGGGAGCAGCCGCAGGCTGTGCTTGGCTTAGTGCGGGGCCGTAGAGGAGAAAGATCAAGGAGATAGCTATGGAGAGGTATGCCATTACCTTTGGCCGGGTTTGCTACTTGTATTGTGTTCTTCCTTTGCTTTGTTTCTCTTCTTTGGTGTTGATGGTTGGTATCTTTTGAAGGGGTTTTATAGCGatgtttgtttggttggtgGTCGAAGAGCTGTGTGCATGACCATTCACCAAATATGGTGAGAATCTCCAGCTATATTGCTTAGTTTTGTAGCAAATATGGTGAAGTATTGCCATTGCATACCATGTTCTGAAAAGGAAGGGACTGAGAACTTTTGTTGTAGgacttgcttgcttgcttttcactcttgaatcatctatATATGTGTATGCTGCCTTTAAATTCAcataattttcttcttgtttttgtttttacttgtgGACCTTGTATCAATTCAGATGTTGAGAAAAGAGAGGCATAAGCAAAAAGGCTTGTTGGTTGTGTGTTGAAGAGATATGGTTAGTGATATATCTGTGTCttttattattgtgttattttgtCGGCAAAGCAAGAAGATAATGTATTATAACTTAAGAAGTAAGCAAGAAGGAAGAGATGGCAGTTGGGTTGTGTGACATCTTGGCTTCTGTAATTAATTGGTgtggttttttaattaattatcatgagTTAGTAATGAACTAGGATAGATGTGAATATGGCTTCTTGaatttacattattattatgtgaCATCTTGCCCGAATTTGTATATATTACATTTACAGCATGATACAGTTacacaattaattaatagtGTCAAAAACCTAAATGTCTTCTTTAGTTTTTGATGCATAAAACATGAATAACAtgcctataaaaaaaaagaacaaatataaataaaaaaataacataatataaaagCTTATTTTCATTATAATCTAAAccttttgattggaaaatttgGCATAACTTGCCCACACATAACTTAGTAATCATTGTCTGACTACTATTAAGTTATACTTCTGATAATTCCTAAGAACGCAGTTCTTCAAATATTCAAcaacacaataaataaatacatacataataCAATCATTCATTATGCTCCCACTTGTGTTTTGTTAATTCTATTacctcaaaaaaagaaaaaaaaaaaaagaaaaaaaagaatctaaGAAACAACACCTAAGAATCTGGCATTTTAATTAGCAATGAGATTTCAAAGAATGAACCTGAAACTTAAACTGTTAATCTACATTGTTTAAATGACTTGTTGCACCTTCAGGCATGCAGGTGACCAAACTGGATACAGTTCTATATACAATTTTGAGAGGTATAACTGAgagagaaaaactcatttctccTTACAAGTATCAGCCAATGCCGGGGCTTTGCAGATTGGGCAAACATTCTTCATCACCAACCATTGCTTAATGCAGTGGAAGTGGAAATCATGACTGCATTTCAGCATGCCCAGGTGTTCCCCTTCTTCATATTCTGCCTGTCAAGTCAGATCAACAAAATCGAAGAATTTAGTTTAAAATACAAAACGAGAACACATTCGTAACTAAACAGTCATCAAGTTATTCTAAAGAAAGCATGAACCTTACCAAGCATATTGCACACTTCACCTCAGCATCATCGCCAACTGTCACTTGCTTAGACAAATATTTGGTCTCTGCCAGGCAAGATGAAATGGTATTTTCGGATAAACCTGTGCTGACATTTCCAATTCTATCCTCCAGCGCAAGTAGTTCCTGTGAGAACCCACAAAC containing:
- the LOC120282027 gene encoding uncharacterized protein At4g08330, chloroplastic-like, with amino-acid sequence MIGEEEDMDGAPAALDSLSSQRDVLYSCGYCGYALNLSSSQRNTTNIGSKYGKAIKKGVVLFYSIDDSRFSHVDELRCLPFFTSKHSWGFLRQSTKLLCRKCGAYIGSSYDVGFTPVTPDSASDSNSSNGVAKKYKIRIGALQPSSDESGIPICA
- the LOC120282026 gene encoding fasciclin-like arabinogalactan protein 12, whose protein sequence is MAYLSIAISLIFLLYGPALSQAQPAAAPAPPGPTNITKILEKAGQFGTMIRLLKSTSTADQINGQLNNSNNGLTVFAPTDNAFTNLPSGTLNSLTDQQKVALIQFHVLPNLMTITQFQTASNPLRTQAGDSSDGKYPLNVTAVGNQVNISTGIVNTTVSNTIYSDGQLAVYQVDKVLLPLDIFRPSVAPAPAPTKAKKKEAPADLGPSSSSSKDSSESSDAGTLKWRNSRDIACAALVGFLYWIL